Proteins from a genomic interval of Quercus lobata isolate SW786 chromosome 11, ValleyOak3.0 Primary Assembly, whole genome shotgun sequence:
- the LOC115968044 gene encoding uncharacterized protein LOC115968044 translates to MESLFPFQSKPNTRAGQSVVLVCKSKPNPIEAEAEWELEEELLKSWGKVDVVDGEFDVAFCTTSELDEAMVFTIKIPDPEACPPLPYFIDQRPRPPPPPPSILNHIKGVKKKKITTNNNSSFSFTPKKISPVSKVAEEGPPGPYPSRYYAMLDDHLYSVGGPDPHFSASTITDVYKNYTLSSDNPLNIVSSIPTTDVWMLNLKCPGKGWERAPSMKYRRQNPQTIVVDGKLYVFGGGLGWLQPKDTFSGWMEVYDPKLRTWETLPNPPTYSKIGMDVIFAHLNFKGEKQIIINGPPVLERDSNEKGHYIAYDVESRSWNHRFNEAHLSWAEEVQCKRAQVVSTTLYWTTLLTEYTDMIFIYGYNAYSRGWTRRKVNIRSILIEGEDFLPTGPGFLHLADFKFCILLFSYRRPHYYLNCLIFDLYGEASNTSILSVQKYLLDSCLQFLDCMIVGKSHSNGPSRSTFRIGEFWFPKD, encoded by the exons ATGGagtctctttttccttttcaatcgAAACCCAATACTAGGGCGGGTCAGTCTGTCGTTTTGGTTTGTAAATCGAAACCAAATCCTATAGAGGCGGAGGCTGAGTGGGAGTTGGAGGAGGAGCTGCTGAAAAGTTGGGGGAAGGTAGATGTTGTTGATGGTGAGTTTGACGTCGCTTTCTGTACAACAAGCGAGTTGGATGAAGCAATGGTTTTTACGATCAAGATCCCAGACCCCGAAGCCTGTCCACCTCTTCCATACTTTATTGATCAACGTCCACgtccacctcctcctcctccttcaaTACTGAACCATATTAAGggagtgaagaaaaagaaaatcaccaccaacaacaacagcagCTTCAGCTTCACCCCAAAGAAGATCAGTCCGGTTTCCAAAGTCGCCGAAGAAGGGCCGCCGGGGCCTTACCCCTCTCGCTACTACGCTATGTTAGACGACCATCTGTATTCTGTTGGTGGCCCTGACCCTCATTTCTCAGCTTCAACTATTACAGATGTCTACAAAAATTACACACTTTCAAGTGACAACCCTCTCAACATAGTCAGCTCTATCCCCACTACCGACGTCTGGATGCTCAACCTTAAATGTCCTGGCAAGGGTTGGGAACGTGCTCCATCCATGAAATATCGTAGACAAAACCCTCAGACCATTGTTGTTGATGGTAAGCTCTATGTTTTTGGCGGCGGTTTGGGTTGGTTGCAACCCAAAGATACTTTCTCTGGCTGGATGGAGGTTTATGACCCCAAACTGCGTACCTGGGAAACCTTGCCGAATCCCCCAACTTATAGCAAGATCGGTATGGATGTCATTTTCGCACACTTGAATTTTAAAGGCGAGAAGCAGATCATAATAAATGGGCCGCCGGTACTTGAACGAGATTCTAATGAGAAAGGTCATTACATTGCTTATGATGTGGAATCTCGTTCTTGGAATCATAGGTTTAATGAGGCTCACCTTTCATGGGCAGAAGAAGTTCAATGTAAAAGAGCGCAAGTTGTTTCTACTACTCTTTATTGGACTACCCTTCTAACTGAGTACACTGATATGATATTTATCTACGGATATAATGCGTATTCGAGAGGGTGGACTCGGAGAAAGGTCAATATTAGATCGATTTTAATTGAGGGTGAAGATTTCCTTCCAACCGGTCCTGGTTTTCTCCACTTAGCTGATTTTAAATTCTGCATTCTGTTGTTTTCCTACCGCAGACCTCATTATTATCTTAATTGTCTCATATTTGACCTCTATGGTGAAGCGAGTAACACATCCATTCTTTCCGTTCAGAAATACTTGTTGGATTCCTGTTTACAATTTCTGGACTGCATGATTGT TGGCAAATCACACAGCAATGGTCCGTCCCGTTCTACATTTCGAATTGGGGAGTTCTGGTTTCCTAAGGATTGA